The following coding sequences are from one Comamonas koreensis window:
- a CDS encoding CBS domain-containing protein — MKVSDILRLKGNTLYTASVNDPLGDAIQTMAEKDIGSLVVMEHGDVVGMLTFREVIVAIVNNGGTAGNILVRSVMDDAPLTCTMETDMDEVRRMMLDRHARYMPVMDKKMLMGVISFYDVAKAVVDSQNFENKMLKAYIRDWPVEGETDS; from the coding sequence ATGAAAGTCAGCGATATCCTCCGCCTCAAAGGCAACACTCTCTACACGGCCAGCGTCAACGACCCTCTGGGCGACGCGATCCAGACCATGGCGGAGAAGGACATTGGCTCACTGGTGGTGATGGAGCACGGCGATGTGGTGGGCATGTTGACGTTCCGCGAGGTGATCGTGGCCATCGTCAACAACGGCGGCACTGCAGGCAATATCCTTGTGCGCAGCGTGATGGACGACGCACCGCTTACCTGCACGATGGAAACCGACATGGACGAGGTGCGCCGCATGATGCTCGACCGCCATGCCCGCTACATGCCGGTGATGGACAAGAAGATGCTGATGGGCGTGATCAGCTTCTACGACGTGGCCAAGGCCGTCGTCGACAGCCAGAATTTCGAGAACAAGATGCTCAAGGCCTATATCCGCGATTGGCCGGTGGAAGGCGAGACGGATTCTTGA
- a CDS encoding O-acetylhomoserine aminocarboxypropyltransferase, whose amino-acid sequence MPGYTDPGFDTLSLHAGAQPDPATGARAVPIHLTTSFVFESSDHAASLFNLERPGHVYSRISNPTNAVLEQRVSALEGGVGAIAVASGQAALHLSVATLMGAGSHIVASTALYGGSQNLLHYTLARFGIETTFVQPGDIDGWRAAVRPNTKLFFGETVGNPGLDVLDIPTVSAMAHEAGVPLLVDSTLTSPWLIKPFAHGADIVYHSATKFLSGHGTVIGGIVVDGGSFDWEKSGRFPELTEPYDGFHNMVFSEESTTGAFLLRARREGLRDFGACMSPHSAWLILQGIETLPLRMERHMRNTEKVVQFLASHPMVSRVGHPMLESHSSYALAQKLLPRGAGSVFSFDIAGNRNQGKKFIETLKVFSHLANVGDCRSLVIHPASTTHFRMHDDALAQAGISQGTIRLSIGLEDADDLIDDLKRALKAAEKAA is encoded by the coding sequence ATGCCCGGTTACACCGACCCCGGCTTTGACACCCTGAGTCTGCACGCTGGCGCCCAGCCGGACCCGGCCACCGGGGCTCGCGCCGTCCCCATCCACCTGACCACCTCCTTCGTCTTCGAGTCGAGCGACCACGCAGCCAGCCTCTTCAATCTGGAGCGGCCCGGCCATGTCTACAGCCGCATCAGCAACCCCACCAATGCGGTGCTGGAGCAGCGCGTCTCGGCACTTGAAGGCGGTGTGGGCGCGATCGCGGTGGCCAGCGGCCAGGCCGCGCTGCACCTGTCGGTTGCCACCTTGATGGGCGCGGGCAGCCATATCGTTGCCAGCACCGCGCTCTATGGCGGCAGCCAGAACCTGCTGCACTACACCCTGGCCCGCTTTGGCATCGAGACCACCTTTGTCCAACCCGGCGATATCGACGGCTGGCGCGCTGCGGTGCGGCCCAACACCAAGCTGTTTTTTGGCGAGACCGTCGGCAACCCCGGCCTCGATGTGCTGGACATCCCCACCGTCTCGGCCATGGCCCATGAGGCCGGCGTGCCCTTGCTGGTCGACTCCACCTTGACCTCGCCCTGGCTCATCAAGCCCTTTGCGCATGGCGCCGACATCGTCTACCACTCGGCCACCAAGTTTCTCTCCGGCCACGGCACCGTCATTGGCGGCATCGTGGTCGACGGCGGCAGTTTTGACTGGGAAAAGTCGGGCCGCTTCCCCGAGCTGACCGAGCCCTATGACGGCTTTCACAACATGGTGTTCAGCGAGGAATCGACCACCGGCGCCTTCTTGCTGCGCGCGCGGCGCGAAGGCCTGCGCGACTTTGGCGCCTGCATGAGCCCGCACAGCGCCTGGCTGATCTTGCAAGGCATCGAGACCTTGCCGCTGCGCATGGAGCGCCATATGCGCAACACCGAAAAAGTGGTGCAGTTCCTCGCCAGCCACCCGATGGTCAGCCGCGTGGGCCACCCGATGCTGGAGAGCCACAGCTCCTACGCGCTGGCGCAAAAGCTGCTGCCGCGCGGCGCAGGTTCGGTGTTCAGCTTTGACATTGCCGGCAACCGCAACCAGGGCAAGAAGTTCATCGAGACGCTCAAGGTCTTCAGCCACCTGGCCAATGTCGGCGACTGCCGCTCGCTGGTCATCCACCCGGCCAGCACCACGCATTTCCGCATGCACGACGACGCCTTGGCGCAAGCGGGCATCAGCCAGGGCACGATCCGCCTGTCCATCGGCCTAGAAGACGCCGACGACCTGATCGATGACTTGAAGCGCGCGCTCAAGGCCGCAGAGAAGGCCGCATGA
- a CDS encoding GNAT family acetyltransferase encodes MEIRVFALQDAPAVVQLWNDCGLTRPWNDPHKDIARKQSVSPELFWVGVDEQGAVIASIMVGYDGHRGWINYLAVHPRHQRQGHARQLMQRAEAELTALGCPKLNLQVRAGNEAVIAFYESLGYANDQTVSLGKRLIADI; translated from the coding sequence ATGGAAATCCGTGTCTTTGCACTGCAAGATGCGCCTGCCGTCGTTCAGCTGTGGAACGACTGCGGCCTGACCCGCCCCTGGAACGACCCGCACAAGGACATTGCGCGCAAGCAGAGCGTCTCGCCCGAGTTGTTCTGGGTCGGTGTCGATGAACAAGGCGCGGTGATCGCCAGCATCATGGTCGGCTACGACGGCCACCGCGGCTGGATCAACTACCTGGCCGTGCACCCCCGGCACCAGCGCCAGGGCCATGCGCGCCAGCTGATGCAGCGGGCCGAAGCCGAGCTCACGGCGCTGGGCTGCCCCAAGCTCAACTTGCAGGTGCGCGCCGGCAACGAAGCGGTCATCGCCTTCTACGAAAGCCTGGGCTATGCCAACGACCAGACCGTGAGCCTGGGCAAACGCCTGATTGCCGACATCTAG
- a CDS encoding alpha/beta fold hydrolase, whose product MQIQVQGADLYAYTGGKALDANQPTAIFIHGVLCDHSVWALQSRYLANHGWNVLAIDLPGHCKSAGAAPRTVEEAAEIIAQLLDAAGLQQAALIGHSWGSLIAMEAAARLGARISHLVLVGTADPMKVAPALLEQALSATDQAIAMVQTFSRATLAPPSGAGSWVFGAGMALARRVQASNGDTNLLHTGFVACDSYRNGQAAMAALACPVLFVLGEQDQMTPARAARSLVDAAKAAGKQVQVQMVPSGHNQMTESPDATLFAIHHFLQAQAAAPQLPA is encoded by the coding sequence ATGCAAATCCAAGTACAAGGTGCCGACCTGTATGCCTACACCGGCGGCAAGGCGCTGGATGCGAACCAGCCCACTGCCATCTTTATCCACGGCGTGCTGTGCGACCACAGCGTCTGGGCGCTGCAAAGCCGCTACCTGGCCAACCATGGCTGGAACGTGCTGGCCATCGATCTGCCCGGCCACTGCAAAAGTGCCGGCGCCGCGCCGCGCACGGTGGAAGAAGCGGCCGAGATCATCGCGCAGCTGCTCGATGCCGCAGGCCTGCAGCAGGCGGCCCTTATCGGCCACAGCTGGGGCAGCCTGATAGCGATGGAAGCGGCCGCACGCCTGGGCGCGCGTATCAGCCACCTGGTGCTGGTCGGCACGGCCGACCCGATGAAGGTCGCCCCCGCTCTGCTCGAGCAAGCGCTCAGCGCTACCGACCAGGCGATTGCCATGGTGCAGACCTTCTCGCGCGCAACCCTGGCCCCACCCTCAGGCGCGGGCAGCTGGGTATTTGGCGCCGGCATGGCGCTGGCCCGCCGCGTGCAGGCCAGCAACGGCGACACCAACCTGCTGCACACCGGCTTTGTGGCCTGCGATAGCTACCGCAATGGCCAAGCTGCGATGGCCGCCCTCGCCTGCCCGGTGCTGTTTGTGCTGGGCGAGCAAGACCAGATGACGCCTGCCCGCGCCGCGCGCAGCCTGGTGGACGCCGCCAAAGCCGCTGGCAAGCAGGTGCAGGTCCAGATGGTGCCCAGCGGCCACAACCAGATGACCGAGTCACCCGACGCGACCCTGTTTGCGATCCACCATTTTCTGCAGGCACAGGCCGCAGCGCCGCAGCTTCCCGCCTGA
- a CDS encoding PoNe immunity protein domain-containing protein, with protein MQYKALPCLLQHCQAQPWHLLRPRVDMDLERWAETWADQLSSLHEFSSHGYYGLDVQDLDADSQRAARAGWCRAALQSLALLDLAYSRGLPPRAMESLFEHVLHWCNEYAVFMRSDAAAPAQARQPINPASNSYPAAVQLLALPVLLERQELIPGIVERLLGNRCDCLLDYLSAVACEKDEASAQVFCPKPYADLTAFFEQSELGTEPLQAYLDENYSSQLHPALAAIGRLIGMGEHHPRWAWEVAALVVLYELDDSTLTAYSSYPADMVALARQRLAFNEASFAAH; from the coding sequence ATGCAATACAAGGCCCTTCCCTGTTTGCTGCAACACTGCCAGGCGCAACCCTGGCATCTGCTGCGGCCACGCGTGGACATGGACCTGGAGCGATGGGCAGAGACCTGGGCGGACCAGTTGTCAAGCCTGCATGAATTCTCCAGCCATGGCTACTATGGTCTGGATGTGCAGGATCTGGACGCCGACAGCCAACGCGCTGCCCGGGCTGGCTGGTGCCGCGCGGCGCTGCAATCGCTGGCGCTGTTGGATCTGGCCTACAGCCGGGGGCTGCCGCCTCGCGCGATGGAAAGCCTGTTCGAGCATGTGCTGCACTGGTGCAATGAGTATGCGGTCTTCATGCGCAGCGATGCCGCAGCACCGGCGCAAGCGCGCCAACCCATCAACCCCGCCTCCAACAGCTACCCGGCCGCCGTGCAATTGCTGGCGCTGCCGGTATTGCTCGAGCGCCAGGAGCTGATTCCCGGCATTGTCGAGCGTCTGTTGGGCAACCGCTGTGACTGCCTGCTCGACTACCTGAGCGCCGTCGCCTGTGAAAAGGACGAAGCCTCCGCCCAGGTCTTCTGCCCCAAGCCCTATGCCGATCTGACCGCCTTCTTCGAGCAGTCCGAGCTGGGCACCGAGCCCTTGCAAGCCTATCTGGACGAGAACTACAGCAGCCAGCTGCACCCTGCGCTGGCCGCCATTGGCCGGCTCATTGGCATGGGCGAGCACCACCCGCGCTGGGCCTGGGAAGTCGCCGCCCTGGTGGTGCTGTACGAGCTGGACGACAGCACCCTGACCGCCTACAGCAGCTACCCCGCCGACATGGTGGCGCTGGCGCGCCAGCGCCTGGCCTTCAATGAGGCAAGCTTCGCCGCCCACTGA
- a CDS encoding YihY family inner membrane protein, producing MYVSDEKNAASLQVQPRQGWALWWQQFAAFPWRNTVNTLRTRFGEDRLGLTASSLTFTTMLALVPFFTVALALLTAFPMFATVEAQLQRWLIESLIPSTIASQVLGYITQFASKASRLGLAGLSFLLVTALALILTMDRTLNNIWRVRQLRPLGQRVLIYWAAMSLGPLVLASSLVLTSSVVAASRSAMGELPYLIRLAFDSLEFVLLASGVTAMYRYVPNTHVRWRDALAGGLFVAVGIEVAKKVLTLYLVHVPTYSTIYGTFATLPILLIWIYVAWVIVLLGAVVAAYLPSLLAGVARLPLAQSWDFQLALECLRALNLMRYQPEKGLYLHQLATRMQVEDVQLHRALDVLCQLDWVGAVVDVDERRTSTGATESQHDMRYVLLIEPAQTLAAPLVSALMLDRNEATEPLWWHSGLDQIALIALLERRQWLPEEVPAQEVEAVAQELEPALGDETQALQPRA from the coding sequence ATGTACGTCAGTGATGAGAAAAACGCAGCATCTTTGCAGGTGCAACCGCGCCAGGGATGGGCTTTGTGGTGGCAGCAATTTGCTGCGTTTCCCTGGCGCAATACCGTCAATACCTTGCGCACGCGCTTTGGCGAGGACCGCCTGGGCCTGACGGCCAGCAGCCTGACCTTTACCACCATGCTGGCACTGGTGCCTTTCTTCACGGTGGCGTTGGCGCTGCTCACCGCTTTCCCGATGTTTGCCACGGTCGAGGCGCAACTGCAGCGCTGGCTGATCGAGAGCCTGATCCCCAGCACCATCGCCAGCCAGGTGCTGGGCTACATCACGCAGTTTGCCTCCAAGGCCAGCCGCCTGGGCCTGGCGGGCCTGAGCTTTTTGCTGGTGACGGCGCTGGCGCTGATATTGACGATGGACCGCACGCTCAACAACATCTGGCGCGTGCGCCAGCTGCGGCCACTGGGCCAGCGGGTGCTGATCTACTGGGCGGCCATGTCGCTGGGCCCGCTGGTGCTGGCCTCCAGCCTGGTGCTGACCTCGTCGGTGGTGGCCGCTTCGCGCAGCGCGATGGGCGAGCTGCCCTACCTCATTCGCCTGGCCTTTGATTCGCTGGAGTTTGTGCTGCTGGCATCGGGTGTGACCGCCATGTACCGCTATGTGCCCAACACCCATGTGCGCTGGCGCGATGCACTGGCCGGCGGGCTGTTTGTGGCCGTGGGCATCGAGGTGGCCAAGAAGGTGCTGACCCTGTACCTCGTGCATGTGCCGACCTATTCCACCATCTACGGCACCTTTGCCACCTTGCCGATCTTGCTGATCTGGATCTACGTGGCCTGGGTGATTGTGCTGCTGGGTGCCGTGGTGGCCGCCTACCTGCCCAGCCTGCTGGCCGGCGTGGCGCGGCTGCCGCTGGCGCAGAGCTGGGATTTTCAGCTGGCGCTCGAATGCCTACGCGCGCTCAACCTGATGCGCTACCAGCCCGAGAAGGGCCTCTACCTGCACCAGCTTGCCACCCGAATGCAGGTGGAGGATGTGCAGCTGCACCGCGCGCTCGATGTGCTGTGCCAGCTCGACTGGGTGGGCGCCGTCGTCGATGTGGATGAGCGCCGGACCAGCACGGGAGCCACCGAGAGCCAGCATGACATGCGCTATGTGCTGCTGATCGAGCCCGCGCAGACCCTGGCTGCGCCGCTGGTCAGTGCACTGATGCTGGACCGCAACGAGGCCACCGAGCCCTTGTGGTGGCACAGCGGTCTCGACCAGATCGCGCTCATTGCACTGCTGGAGCGCCGCCAGTGGCTGCCGGAGGAGGTGCCTGCGCAAGAGGTGGAAGCAGTAGCGCAGGAGTTGGAGCCTGCGCTGGGTGATGAGACCCAAGCCCTGCAGCCCAGGGCTTGA
- a CDS encoding DUF2069 domain-containing protein yields the protein MPASTPEPAANLPDLVTPAPARAAAQFSRWLAVASLLGLVLLCLAWELWLAPLRPGGSWLVLKALPLCIPLAGLLKRRMYTYRWLSLLVWLYFIEGVVRAWGDAPPSRWCALAEIALCLLLFAACVLHIRGRLRAASPAAQPAAAS from the coding sequence ATGCCTGCATCGACCCCTGAACCCGCCGCAAATCTGCCTGATTTGGTAACGCCTGCCCCGGCCAGGGCAGCGGCGCAGTTTTCGCGCTGGCTGGCCGTGGCGTCCCTGCTGGGCCTGGTGCTGTTGTGCCTGGCCTGGGAGCTGTGGCTGGCCCCGCTGCGGCCGGGCGGCTCCTGGCTGGTGCTCAAGGCCTTGCCGCTGTGCATTCCGCTCGCCGGCCTGCTCAAGCGCCGCATGTATACCTACCGCTGGCTGAGCCTTCTGGTGTGGCTGTATTTTATTGAGGGCGTGGTGCGCGCCTGGGGTGATGCGCCGCCCAGCCGCTGGTGCGCGCTGGCCGAGATCGCACTGTGCCTGCTGCTGTTTGCCGCCTGCGTGCTGCATATCCGGGGCCGCCTGCGCGCCGCATCCCCGGCCGCCCAGCCCGCAGCCGCTTCCTAG
- a CDS encoding FAD-binding oxidoreductase has protein sequence MTDLIASLRQIVGDAHVLTEGDLTAYEQDWRRRVHGKALAVVRPATTEQVAAVVKACAANGTSIVPQGGNTGLVVGSTPDTSGQQVVLNLGRMQAIRAIDKDNLTVTVEAGCILQTLQERCESQGYLFPLSLAAEGSCTIGGNLGTNAGGTQVVRYGNTRELCLGLEVVNAQGEIWNGLKGLRKDNTGYDLRNLFIGSEGTLGVITAATMKIYPLPASQLTAWAALPSFDAAVRLLALAHQYLGAGLTGFEVMNRFALTLVDKHMPQLRVPFIDNPAFPYAVVLENSDSESEEHARSRFEALMEAAFEQEIVLDAVVAENLGQAHNLWHIRESIPLAQVEEGLNIKHDISVPISRIPEFVEHATQVLNDKVPGMRLVNFGHLGDGNLHFNVQAPEGGDAKQFLDEREHEVNHIVYDAVAAFGGSISAEHGIGTLKVDTLPQYQSPVALSMMRAVKAALDPQNIMNPHAMITRA, from the coding sequence ATGACCGACCTGATTGCGAGCTTGCGCCAGATTGTGGGCGATGCCCATGTGCTTACCGAGGGCGACCTGACGGCCTATGAGCAGGACTGGCGCCGCCGCGTCCACGGCAAGGCGCTGGCGGTGGTGCGCCCCGCCACGACCGAGCAAGTGGCCGCCGTCGTCAAGGCCTGCGCGGCCAACGGCACCTCCATCGTGCCCCAGGGCGGCAACACCGGCCTGGTCGTGGGCTCCACGCCTGATACCTCGGGCCAGCAGGTGGTGCTGAACCTGGGGCGCATGCAGGCGATCCGCGCGATCGACAAGGACAACCTGACCGTCACCGTCGAGGCCGGCTGCATCCTGCAGACCCTGCAGGAGCGCTGCGAGAGCCAGGGCTATCTGTTCCCGCTGTCGCTGGCCGCCGAAGGCAGCTGCACCATTGGCGGCAACCTGGGCACCAATGCCGGCGGCACCCAGGTGGTGCGCTATGGCAATACGCGCGAACTGTGCCTGGGCCTCGAAGTGGTCAACGCCCAGGGCGAGATCTGGAACGGCCTCAAGGGCCTGCGCAAGGACAACACCGGCTACGACCTGCGCAACCTCTTCATCGGCAGCGAAGGCACCCTGGGCGTGATCACGGCAGCGACGATGAAGATCTACCCCTTGCCCGCGAGCCAGCTCACCGCCTGGGCGGCGCTGCCGTCGTTCGATGCTGCCGTGCGCCTGCTGGCGCTGGCGCACCAGTACCTGGGCGCGGGTCTGACCGGCTTTGAGGTGATGAACCGCTTTGCGCTCACCCTGGTCGACAAGCACATGCCCCAGCTGCGCGTGCCCTTTATCGACAACCCCGCCTTCCCCTATGCCGTGGTGTTGGAGAACTCCGACAGCGAATCGGAAGAGCATGCCCGCAGCCGCTTTGAAGCCTTGATGGAAGCGGCATTCGAGCAAGAGATCGTGCTCGATGCCGTGGTCGCCGAGAACCTGGGCCAGGCCCACAACCTCTGGCATATCCGCGAGAGCATTCCGCTCGCCCAGGTCGAGGAAGGCCTCAACATCAAGCACGACATCTCCGTGCCCATCTCGCGCATCCCGGAGTTTGTCGAGCATGCCACCCAGGTGCTGAACGACAAGGTGCCGGGCATGCGCCTGGTCAATTTCGGCCACCTGGGCGACGGCAATCTGCACTTCAATGTGCAGGCACCCGAGGGCGGAGACGCCAAGCAATTTCTCGACGAGCGCGAGCACGAGGTCAACCACATCGTCTATGACGCAGTGGCCGCCTTTGGCGGCTCCATCTCGGCCGAGCACGGCATTGGCACGCTCAAGGTAGACACCTTGCCGCAGTACCAGTCGCCAGTGGCCCTGTCGATGATGCGGGCGGTGAAGGCTGCGCTGGACCCGCAGAACATTATGAACCCGCATGCCATGATCACACGCGCTTAG
- a CDS encoding thymidylate synthase, whose translation MKQYLQLVQSILDQGSWQSNRTGIRTLSMPGAMLKFDLQQGFPAVTTKKLAFKSAIGEMVGFLRAARSAADFRALGCKVWDQNANENQAWLANPYRLEADDLGPVYGVQWRQWPAYKLIDQAQPQGAAQVADALAKGYTQIGEVAEDGKRQIVLYKAIDQLRQCLDTIMTDPGSRRILFHGWNWAQLEEMALPPCHLLYQFLVDQSKREISLCLYIRSNDVGLGTPFNLTEGAALLHLMGRLSGYTPRWFTYFIGDAHIYENHLDMLQEQLKREPFESPQLVLSDRIPDYAVTGQYEPEWLEKVEPSDFWLEGYQHHAPLTAPMAV comes from the coding sequence ATGAAGCAATACCTCCAACTCGTCCAGAGCATTCTGGACCAAGGCTCCTGGCAGTCCAACCGCACAGGCATCCGCACGCTCAGCATGCCCGGCGCCATGCTCAAGTTTGATCTGCAGCAAGGCTTTCCGGCTGTCACCACGAAGAAGCTGGCCTTCAAATCGGCCATCGGCGAGATGGTGGGTTTTCTGCGTGCGGCGCGCAGCGCTGCCGATTTCCGCGCGTTGGGCTGCAAGGTCTGGGACCAGAACGCCAATGAAAACCAGGCCTGGCTGGCCAACCCCTACCGCCTGGAGGCCGACGACCTGGGCCCCGTCTACGGCGTGCAATGGCGCCAATGGCCGGCCTACAAGCTGATCGACCAGGCCCAGCCCCAAGGCGCCGCCCAGGTGGCCGACGCGCTGGCCAAGGGCTACACCCAGATCGGGGAAGTGGCCGAAGACGGCAAGCGCCAGATCGTGCTCTACAAGGCCATCGACCAGCTGCGCCAGTGCCTGGACACCATCATGACCGACCCGGGCAGCCGCCGCATTCTCTTCCACGGCTGGAACTGGGCCCAGCTCGAAGAAATGGCCCTGCCGCCCTGCCACCTGCTCTACCAGTTCCTGGTTGACCAGAGCAAGCGGGAGATCTCGCTGTGCCTGTACATCCGCAGCAATGATGTGGGCCTGGGCACCCCCTTCAACCTCACCGAAGGCGCCGCGCTGCTGCACCTGATGGGGCGCCTGAGTGGCTACACCCCGCGCTGGTTTACCTATTTCATCGGTGATGCCCACATCTACGAGAACCACCTGGACATGCTGCAAGAGCAGCTCAAGCGCGAGCCTTTTGAGTCGCCCCAGCTGGTGCTGTCGGACCGCATCCCCGACTATGCGGTGACCGGCCAATACGAGCCGGAGTGGCTGGAGAAGGTGGAGCCTTCGGACTTCTGGCTGGAAGGCTACCAGCACCATGCGCCGTTGACGGCGCCGATGGCGGTGTAA
- a CDS encoding IS3 family transposase (programmed frameshift) — protein sequence MAKYDESYKLEVVQGYVQGQHGFRALAHAHGLDQATVRRWVKSYQQHGLSGLRKKFSRYSADFKLAVLQRMWRDDLSARETITLFDIRGGTGVISAWELQYHDGGPQALAPRPRGRSKKMPNPPTAKPAQAQAVMSADDTRSHADLLKEVKYLRAEVAYLKKLGGLGSGEKTSCAEKARIVLELRPDHDLKDLLRAGKLARSTFYYQAQVHRRGDKYAELKAQIRSVYELHKGRYGYRRIALELKRNGCHVNHKSVQRLMQVMGMKSLVRPKKYRSYRAGQHADVANVLQRQFMAEQPNQKWVTDVTEFNVLGKKLYLSPVMDLFNGEVVSYQMNTQPRLKMVGDMLRKALGKLGREEKPLLHSDQGWQYQSRAYRRLLADHGLVQSMSRRGNCLDNAAMESFFGTLKSEFFHLNKFSSVAQLQEGLHHYIHYYNHQRIKLKLKGLSPVQYRIQAFSP from the exons ATGGCGAAGTACGACGAGAGTTACAAGCTGGAAGTTGTCCAGGGCTACGTGCAGGGGCAGCATGGGTTCAGAGCACTGGCCCATGCTCACGGTCTCGACCAAGCGACAGTGCGACGTTGGGTAAAGAGCTACCAGCAGCATGGCCTATCAGGGTTGCGCAAGAAGTTCAGTCGCTACAGCGCTGACTTCAAACTGGCAGTGTTGCAGCGGATGTGGCGAGATGATCTGTCTGCACGAGAGACGATTACCTTGTTTGATATCCGGGGTGGCACGGGTGTCATCAGCGCCTGGGAGCTGCAATATCACGACGGTGGGCCGCAAGCACTTGCACCCCGGCCAAGAGGACGCTCCAAGAAGATGCCAAACCCACCCACAGCCAAGCCCGCACAGGCACAAGCAGTTATGTCTGCGGACGACACGCGTTCGCACGCAGATTTGCTCAAAGAGGTGAAGTACCTGCGCGCGGAGGTGGCGTACCTAAAAAAATTGG GAGGCCTTGGTTCAGGCGAAAAAACAAGCTGCGCAGAAAAAGCGCGGATAGTGCTTGAGCTAAGGCCAGATCACGACCTCAAGGACTTGCTGCGGGCAGGTAAGCTGGCGCGCAGCACCTTCTATTACCAGGCTCAAGTGCACAGGAGAGGCGACAAATACGCTGAGCTCAAGGCTCAGATCCGATCTGTCTACGAGCTTCACAAAGGACGCTATGGCTATCGGCGTATTGCGCTTGAACTCAAGCGCAATGGCTGTCATGTGAACCACAAGAGCGTGCAGCGCCTGATGCAGGTAATGGGGATGAAGTCCCTGGTTCGGCCCAAGAAATATCGCTCCTATCGCGCCGGGCAGCACGCGGACGTGGCCAATGTGTTGCAGCGCCAGTTCATGGCCGAGCAGCCTAACCAGAAATGGGTGACGGACGTGACAGAGTTCAACGTCTTGGGTAAAAAGCTATACCTGTCGCCTGTCATGGATCTATTCAATGGCGAGGTGGTGAGCTATCAGATGAATACGCAACCGCGCTTGAAGATGGTGGGTGACATGTTGCGCAAGGCGCTAGGCAAGCTGGGCAGGGAGGAAAAACCATTGCTGCATTCCGACCAGGGCTGGCAGTACCAAAGTCGTGCCTATCGCCGCTTGCTGGCCGATCATGGCCTGGTGCAAAGCATGTCACGTCGGGGCAATTGCTTGGATAACGCAGCGATGGAGAGCTTCTTCGGAACCTTGAAGTCCGAGTTCTTCCACCTCAACAAGTTCAGCAGTGTGGCGCAGCTTCAAGAAGGTCTTCACCACTACATCCATTACTACAATCACCAACGCATCAAGCTAAAACTAAAAGGCCTGAGTCCGGTGCAATACCGGATTCAGGCCTTCAGTCCCTAG
- a CDS encoding DUF4124 domain-containing protein: MPYARHTLAAGLLAAASLLSAPAWAINKCVDAQGRTSFQDEPCAAGQKAEAITVTPSSQGINPREHDRPVTSRPTDNPPPSVPAAAPADAPEPRPADCPDPERMKSMQIEAESIALPLPIRKQKRASFEALKERCGG, translated from the coding sequence ATGCCCTACGCCCGCCATACCCTCGCTGCCGGATTGCTCGCGGCAGCGTCTTTGCTGAGCGCACCGGCCTGGGCCATCAACAAATGCGTCGATGCCCAGGGCCGCACCAGCTTTCAGGATGAGCCCTGCGCAGCCGGGCAGAAGGCCGAGGCGATCACCGTGACGCCCTCCAGCCAGGGCATCAACCCGCGCGAGCATGACCGCCCGGTGACCAGCCGTCCAACGGATAACCCACCGCCGTCCGTACCAGCAGCTGCACCCGCCGATGCGCCAGAACCCCGCCCGGCCGATTGCCCCGACCCGGAGCGCATGAAGAGCATGCAGATCGAGGCCGAATCGATTGCGCTGCCGCTGCCGATCCGCAAGCAAAAGCGGGCGTCGTTTGAAGCGCTGAAAGAGCGCTGCGGCGGCTAA